A stretch of the Clostridium fungisolvens genome encodes the following:
- a CDS encoding DUF2334 domain-containing protein, whose translation MPWNSKTLIFSFLSLILTLLISYNILSYFNFFRTNTNKTDYSILLTKNNFKRSYTPKIKFSDRPISEINGVSLSILDGTSIPDVPMILKSQRYYIPLNVVSKKLNYTVDNSRGSLFISNKSNKIFLTEDSYEKNSKKGSLRGNLINYNNTFYISISDIEELFDLIAVFNFENKKINLIQDNVEAPKKSSILYNYKTSLMRFEDFGCGYSNIVDKNQTKIKIMTNLLYSNGMKFHVSWMPRFVVPSANFDNDLLTKDNIINAGFVNVLDYMLNKGGEIGLHGYTHQSGNIASGTGEDMSKDVNSTEAETRAVIEKGIDTASALNIPISYYESPHYRATTEQKKIIGEYFQFLYEHYDYSKKDNIYKTEDRHLFVPTPLGRISDTAIDTQRIIDNFNEDNPNILKSFYYHPSTEIDYINFETNDNKLNINYNPDSPLQRIVKTLKNDGYTPVHIDELLDK comes from the coding sequence ATGCCATGGAATTCAAAAACGCTGATTTTTTCTTTTTTATCGTTAATCTTAACCCTATTAATCTCATATAATATCCTTTCTTATTTTAATTTTTTTAGAACTAATACCAACAAGACTGATTATTCGATTTTACTTACAAAAAACAATTTCAAGCGTTCTTATACTCCAAAAATCAAATTTTCTGACAGACCTATATCAGAAATTAATGGTGTAAGTTTAAGCATCTTAGATGGGACAAGCATACCTGATGTGCCTATGATACTTAAATCCCAAAGATATTATATACCACTTAATGTTGTTTCAAAAAAATTGAATTATACTGTAGATAACTCAAGAGGCTCACTATTTATATCTAATAAAAGTAATAAAATTTTTTTGACTGAAGACTCTTATGAAAAAAATTCTAAAAAAGGATCTCTTAGAGGTAACTTAATTAATTATAATAATACCTTCTATATCTCAATATCAGATATAGAAGAGCTTTTTGATTTAATTGCTGTATTCAATTTTGAAAATAAAAAAATTAATCTTATTCAAGATAACGTTGAAGCTCCTAAAAAATCTTCAATACTGTATAATTACAAAACCTCTCTAATGAGATTTGAAGATTTCGGTTGTGGCTATTCAAATATTGTAGATAAAAATCAAACAAAAATAAAAATCATGACAAATTTACTTTATTCCAATGGAATGAAGTTTCACGTCTCATGGATGCCTAGATTCGTAGTTCCTTCAGCTAACTTTGATAATGATTTGCTCACAAAAGACAATATAATAAATGCTGGTTTTGTGAATGTACTAGATTATATGCTTAATAAAGGTGGAGAAATCGGTCTACACGGCTATACTCACCAATCTGGTAACATTGCAAGTGGAACCGGCGAAGATATGTCAAAGGACGTAAATAGCACTGAAGCTGAGACTCGAGCAGTTATAGAAAAAGGAATAGACACAGCAAGTGCTTTAAATATTCCTATTTCGTATTATGAAAGTCCTCATTATAGAGCCACTACTGAGCAAAAGAAAATAATTGGCGAATATTTTCAGTTTCTATATGAACATTATGATTATTCAAAAAAAGATAACATATATAAAACTGAGGATCGTCATTTATTTGTTCCAACTCCATTAGGCCGTATATCAGATACTGCTATTGATACGCAGCGCATTATAGATAACTTTAATGAAGACAACCCTAATATACTTAAAAGCTTTTATTACCACCCCTCTACAGAAATAGACTATATTAATTTTGAAACAAATGATAATAAGCTAAACATAAATTACAATCCAGACTCGCCACTACAAAGAATTGTAAAAACTCTTAAGAATGATGGATATACTCCTGTTCATATTGATGAGCTTTTAGATAAATAA
- a CDS encoding methyl-accepting chemotaxis protein produces MKFKKASINSIRSKLIVSLISVCIIPLLITSFFSYNKSKSILNNKLNLTSTQTLTEINNGLMDYFHGLSDITSMTAKNPPITNIDNENNLGLVSEILKNVKESDNDILDSYYGTASGKFVIYPNVKMPDGYDATTRPWYKQAIEAKGKVVVTPPYKDAATGSMVVGIAQTVEKDGKVVGVLGIDCTLSTLADRIATKKIGNSGYVFIADTAGNILAHPNRSLINTDAAAKQSFWDKAKSEDSGFVNYTFNGVDKFGVFQTNRLTGWKLVATLDQSELTTDTKSILVNTSIIIGIMFLITVALSLVLSRGLSMNVKKLKEVFAKASQGDLSTFVEVKSKDELGELARDYNAMIKNIGVLLDSAKKTSNRVLDTTSNLSSMAEETTASMSQVALAVSEISQGANDLAENSQETATGVGQLSDRLDDIAVITNDMNNVSKNTEVLSKQGIDTVNILINKNSETMQASKKVSEIVIDMDTSVKEISTISDAINAITEQTNLLSLNASIEAARAGEAGKGFAVVADEIRKLAEQSKGSTEQIKSIIENIKEKATTAVQAMDDTKKISSEQNEAVAKTEQIFTDILLAIKTLTDKVQNVKKSVENMQVQKQVLVTQVENTSAVSEETASSTEEVTASTEEVTATMEKFTQHTTELQDLAERLKDEIDKFKM; encoded by the coding sequence ATGAAATTTAAAAAAGCAAGCATAAATAGCATTCGTAGTAAATTAATTGTTAGTTTAATATCAGTTTGTATAATTCCATTACTTATAACAAGCTTTTTTTCATACAATAAATCAAAATCAATCCTTAACAACAAATTAAATCTTACAAGTACTCAAACTCTTACTGAGATAAATAATGGACTAATGGATTATTTTCATGGGCTTTCTGACATAACTTCTATGACTGCAAAAAATCCGCCTATTACAAATATAGATAATGAGAATAATTTAGGACTAGTATCAGAAATATTAAAAAATGTTAAAGAGAGTGACAATGATATTCTTGACTCATATTATGGAACTGCTTCTGGAAAGTTTGTAATATATCCTAATGTAAAGATGCCAGATGGATATGACGCAACTACAAGACCTTGGTATAAGCAAGCGATAGAAGCTAAAGGAAAAGTTGTTGTAACTCCACCATACAAAGATGCAGCAACAGGGAGTATGGTTGTTGGTATTGCACAAACAGTAGAGAAGGATGGAAAAGTAGTAGGTGTACTTGGTATTGATTGTACATTATCTACACTTGCAGACAGAATAGCAACAAAGAAAATAGGAAATTCAGGATATGTATTTATTGCTGATACAGCAGGTAATATTTTAGCTCACCCAAACAGAAGTCTTATTAATACAGATGCAGCTGCAAAACAATCTTTCTGGGATAAAGCAAAATCTGAGGATAGTGGATTTGTAAATTATACATTCAATGGTGTGGATAAGTTTGGAGTATTTCAGACAAATAGACTAACTGGATGGAAATTGGTAGCTACGTTGGATCAAAGTGAACTAACTACTGACACAAAATCAATTCTGGTAAATACTTCAATAATAATAGGCATAATGTTTTTAATTACGGTAGCACTATCCCTAGTGTTAAGTAGAGGACTTTCAATGAATGTTAAAAAGTTAAAAGAAGTGTTTGCAAAGGCTTCACAAGGAGATTTATCCACTTTTGTAGAGGTTAAATCAAAAGATGAACTTGGAGAACTTGCAAGAGATTACAATGCTATGATAAAAAATATTGGTGTACTATTAGACAGTGCTAAGAAAACATCAAATAGAGTTTTAGATACAACTTCAAATCTCTCAAGTATGGCAGAGGAAACCACTGCTTCAATGTCACAAGTAGCCTTAGCTGTTTCTGAAATATCTCAAGGAGCTAATGACTTAGCAGAGAATTCACAAGAGACTGCAACTGGTGTTGGACAGCTGTCTGACAGATTGGACGATATTGCTGTAATAACTAATGACATGAATAATGTATCAAAAAATACTGAAGTTTTAAGTAAGCAAGGAATAGATACAGTAAATATACTTATCAACAAAAATAGTGAGACTATGCAAGCTTCAAAGAAGGTTTCTGAGATAGTAATTGATATGGATACGAGCGTGAAAGAGATTAGTACTATATCAGATGCTATAAATGCAATAACTGAGCAAACAAACTTACTTTCATTAAATGCTTCAATTGAAGCAGCAAGAGCAGGGGAAGCAGGAAAAGGATTTGCTGTGGTTGCAGATGAAATCAGGAAGCTTGCAGAACAATCTAAAGGTTCTACAGAACAAATTAAATCAATAATTGAAAACATAAAAGAAAAAGCTACAACAGCAGTACAAGCTATGGATGACACCAAGAAGATTAGTTCAGAGCAGAATGAGGCTGTAGCAAAAACAGAGCAAATATTTACTGATATATTACTTGCAATAAAAACTCTAACAGATAAGGTTCAAAATGTTAAGAAGTCAGTAGAGAATATGCAAGTACAAAAGCAAGTATTAGTTACTCAAGTAGAAAATACTTCGGCTGTCTCAGAGGAAACAGCGTCTTCAACAGAAGAGGTAACTGCTTCAACAGAAGAAGTTACTGCTACAATGGAAAAGTTTACTCAGCATACAACTGAGTTACAAGATTTAGCTGAAAGGCTAAAAGATGAAATAGATAAGTTTAAAATGTAA
- a CDS encoding flavodoxin family protein, translating to MKVLLINGSPKAQGCTFTALSEVAKELNKANIETEIFHVGNKPIRGCMACGGCYNTDGKCVFNDDTVNIALEKAKDADGFIFGSPVHYAAASGQITAFLDRFFYAGDGFQYKPGAAVVSCRRGGSTAAFEQLNKYFTIANMPVVSSQYWNMVHGNTPEEVKQDLEGMQTMRTLGKNMAWLLKCIQAGKDAGINIPEKEDQRAVTNFIR from the coding sequence ATGAAGGTATTACTTATTAATGGAAGCCCTAAAGCCCAAGGATGTACTTTTACTGCATTAAGCGAAGTTGCCAAAGAGTTAAATAAAGCAAACATTGAAACAGAAATTTTTCACGTAGGAAATAAACCTATTCGTGGATGTATGGCATGCGGTGGATGCTATAATACTGATGGAAAATGTGTATTTAATGATGATACTGTAAATATCGCCCTAGAAAAAGCTAAAGATGCCGATGGCTTTATATTTGGTTCTCCAGTCCATTATGCAGCTGCATCTGGGCAAATAACAGCTTTCCTAGATAGATTCTTCTATGCTGGTGACGGATTCCAATACAAACCAGGAGCTGCAGTGGTTAGCTGCAGACGTGGAGGTTCAACTGCTGCTTTTGAGCAATTAAATAAATACTTTACAATTGCTAATATGCCTGTTGTATCTTCTCAATATTGGAACATGGTTCATGGTAACACTCCTGAAGAAGTAAAACAAGATTTAGAAGGAATGCAAACCATGAGAACTTTAGGTAAGAACATGGCTTGGCTTCTAAAATGCATACAAGCTGGTAAGGACGCTGGCATAAATATCCCTGAAAAAGAAGATCAAAGAGCAGTTACTAATTTTATACGTTAA
- a CDS encoding PTS sugar transporter subunit IIA yields the protein MGVKDLFKNIFRSKERSNNTRSSYNNDNKFRSGEIVYSPLEGEVRKLSEVNDPTFGQELMGKGMAIEPTRGRVVAPVDGEIVAIFNTKHALALKSKDGVEVLIHVGIDTVNLEGRYFKAHVDQGFDVKAGELLVEFDIEKIRNEGYDVITSVVITNTDDYKEIRGTEAEKVKETEPFIQVIR from the coding sequence ATGGGAGTTAAAGATTTATTTAAGAATATTTTTAGATCAAAAGAGCGAAGTAATAATACAAGAAGCAGTTATAATAATGATAATAAGTTTAGGAGTGGTGAAATTGTTTATAGTCCTCTAGAAGGGGAGGTAAGGAAGCTAAGTGAAGTAAATGATCCTACATTCGGACAGGAACTTATGGGCAAAGGTATGGCTATAGAGCCAACAAGAGGAAGAGTTGTAGCACCGGTTGATGGTGAAATAGTGGCTATTTTCAATACTAAGCATGCACTGGCTTTAAAAAGTAAAGATGGAGTTGAAGTTTTGATACATGTTGGTATTGATACAGTAAATCTTGAAGGGAGATACTTTAAAGCTCACGTAGATCAAGGCTTTGATGTAAAAGCAGGAGAGTTATTAGTTGAATTTGATATAGAAAAAATTAGGAATGAAGGCTATGATGTGATAACGTCTGTAGTAATCACGAATACAGATGATTATAAAGAAATTAGAGGAACAGAGGCTGAAAAAGTAAAGGAGACAGAGCCATTTATTCAGGTTATAAGATAA
- a CDS encoding GNAT family N-acetyltransferase: MNFNSNDNNIFNSIRSNGYLISKATIKDINELEELYDNLNDYLETTTNYPGWKKGIYPVRETAVNGIRKNNLFVLKIDNKIAGSIILNHLQEDAYRGVNWGIDAKDEEVVVIHTFVVNPKYMKNGIGQKLIDFSKEFCIKNGFKTIRLDVSIKNAPAIALYEKSDFKYVGTVDLGLNIPDLKWFKLYEIIF; the protein is encoded by the coding sequence ATGAATTTTAATAGTAATGACAATAACATATTTAATAGTATACGTTCTAATGGTTACTTGATATCGAAAGCAACAATAAAAGATATCAATGAATTAGAAGAATTGTACGATAATCTTAATGATTATTTGGAAACCACAACCAATTATCCCGGTTGGAAGAAGGGCATATATCCTGTTAGAGAAACAGCAGTAAATGGAATTAGAAAGAATAATTTATTTGTATTAAAAATAGATAATAAAATAGCAGGTTCTATTATACTTAATCACTTGCAAGAAGATGCATATAGAGGAGTTAATTGGGGAATTGACGCAAAAGATGAGGAAGTTGTTGTAATACATACTTTTGTGGTTAATCCAAAATATATGAAAAATGGAATAGGACAAAAGCTAATAGATTTTTCTAAAGAATTTTGTATAAAGAATGGATTTAAGACTATCCGCCTTGATGTTTCTATAAAAAATGCTCCTGCAATAGCGTTATATGAAAAAAGCGATTTCAAATACGTCGGTACTGTTGATCTTGGACTTAATATTCCTGATTTAAAATGGTTTAAACTATATGAAATAATATTTTAG